From Thalassotalea euphylliae, the proteins below share one genomic window:
- a CDS encoding LytR/AlgR family response regulator transcription factor, producing the protein MTATLSTIIVDDEPLARKGLAIRLAAHNDINIVAQCSNGREAIEAIKTHRPDLVFLDIQMPGINGFEVIDALIEQGLSMPMVVFVTAFDQYAIKAFDVHAVDYLMKPADDARLAQAMDRIREHLQSKTDAEHKNKLVKLVSDVTGNDQNTILEELANKQTVSLSQYSDVLPIKDGGELSRVPVNTISWIDAAGDYMCVHTEEGTHILRKTMKQLEELLDPRIFIRSHRSTIVNKNYVQKFCSQLNGEYYLVMNSGKELKVSRSYKDKVKQAVTQ; encoded by the coding sequence ATGACTGCCACGCTGTCTACCATCATAGTGGATGATGAGCCGTTAGCACGTAAAGGTCTAGCCATTCGCTTAGCTGCCCATAATGACATTAATATCGTTGCACAATGTAGTAACGGCCGGGAAGCAATAGAGGCGATTAAGACCCATCGCCCTGATCTCGTTTTTCTCGATATTCAAATGCCCGGCATTAATGGCTTTGAAGTCATAGACGCACTAATAGAGCAAGGTTTATCTATGCCCATGGTGGTTTTCGTTACCGCCTTTGATCAATATGCGATTAAAGCCTTTGACGTACATGCCGTTGATTACTTAATGAAGCCTGCTGATGACGCGCGCCTAGCTCAAGCAATGGACCGCATTCGCGAACACTTGCAAAGCAAAACTGACGCAGAGCACAAAAATAAGCTCGTTAAACTGGTGAGCGATGTCACAGGTAACGATCAAAATACAATTTTGGAAGAATTAGCTAACAAGCAAACAGTGTCACTTTCGCAGTATTCTGACGTATTGCCTATCAAGGACGGCGGCGAATTAAGCCGAGTCCCCGTCAATACTATTTCATGGATTGATGCGGCGGGCGACTATATGTGTGTGCATACCGAGGAGGGCACACACATCTTACGCAAAACCATGAAGCAATTAGAAGAGTTGCTTGATCCACGTATATTTATTCGCAGCCACCGTTCAACCATAGTCAATAAAAATTATGTGCAGAAGTTTTGTAGCCAGCTTAACGGCGAGTACTATTTAGTGATGAATAGTGGTAAAGAACTCAAAGTTAGCCGTAGTTATAAAGACAAAGTAAAACAAGCGGTAACGCAATAA
- a CDS encoding sensor histidine kinase, whose product MNWKALIENRNRFFWLLHTAGWFGFALVQFLGSLLHDLRDLFVIVIFLNSYAGWMLTVPLRYVYRRAWNLSPIKLIAVVILSSYVTAVIWQVIKNINYWEIYKHGWQPEFWLYYTKSSVWSFYIILSWSCLYFGIKYYQMLQKEKQNVLQANTAAHQAQLKMLRYQLNPHFLFNTLNAISTLILVKENDTANGMVTKLSEFLRYSLDKDPMKRVTLTNEIQALQLYLDIEKVRFEERLQVDTNIADDCANALVPSMVLQPLAENAIKYAIAVKEEGGTIAITVNRFGNDLLVELADNGPGAEIKNGNLHRENGVGLANTRERLAALYKDNFSLVVSSNKPSGVKVNIRIPYELGH is encoded by the coding sequence GTGAACTGGAAAGCTCTTATTGAAAACCGCAATCGCTTTTTCTGGCTGCTGCATACTGCAGGCTGGTTTGGCTTTGCCTTAGTTCAGTTCCTTGGTTCTTTGTTGCATGATTTACGTGATTTATTTGTCATCGTTATCTTCTTGAACAGTTATGCTGGTTGGATGCTTACTGTGCCGCTGCGCTACGTTTATCGTCGTGCTTGGAACCTGTCACCGATAAAGCTTATTGCCGTTGTTATATTAAGCTCTTATGTTACTGCTGTAATTTGGCAGGTGATTAAAAACATCAATTATTGGGAAATCTATAAGCACGGTTGGCAGCCTGAATTTTGGTTGTATTACACCAAATCGAGCGTCTGGTCGTTCTACATCATTCTGAGCTGGAGCTGTTTGTATTTTGGCATCAAGTACTACCAGATGCTGCAAAAAGAAAAGCAAAATGTATTACAAGCGAATACCGCTGCCCATCAAGCACAGTTAAAAATGTTGCGTTACCAGTTAAACCCACACTTTTTGTTCAATACGCTTAATGCCATTTCTACGTTAATCTTGGTGAAAGAAAATGATACCGCTAACGGTATGGTCACCAAACTTAGCGAGTTCTTGCGCTATTCATTGGATAAAGACCCAATGAAGCGAGTTACTTTAACTAACGAAATACAGGCGCTACAGCTTTATTTAGACATCGAAAAGGTAAGGTTTGAAGAGCGTTTGCAAGTCGATACTAATATTGCCGATGACTGCGCTAATGCCTTAGTGCCGAGTATGGTGTTACAGCCACTTGCGGAAAACGCAATTAAATATGCGATAGCAGTAAAAGAAGAGGGCGGTACCATTGCTATCACGGTTAATCGCTTTGGCAATGATTTGTTGGTAGAGCTAGCCGATAATGGCCCTGGTGCAGAGATCAAAAATGGCAATTTACATCGTGAAAACGGCGTGGGTTTAGCAAATACTCGCGAGCGTTTAGCAGCGCTTTATAAAGATAATTTTTCACTGGTAGTATCCTCAAACAAGCCTTCAGGTGTTAAAGTAAATATCAGAATTCCCTACGAACTTGGACATTAA
- a CDS encoding phosphotransferase, whose product MQIKGENINTLVAELSDLPCFIGKELTIEAINTGYSQQVFKIVILDNGHDSQSNDGTTRDEQCSSHQLTNNTARSSRLKCSSETFVAKRFSDKKIAYREMQVQRFLSTQSLHQPAKQLRAPKVVCCHEHWLVSEFIDSPLLDQLPISEKAKLERATAALAKFHDAFSTFRSAVQSTASDSQANLPAIGGIEAVKAELTELDLPAVIRSLANSIGKLALKGWKDHEHLIKQAMKCAIEMQDGFKSHIDESGVGVIHGDLNYANILVTQSNGDSDDTQVCLIDFESVALAPFAYDLGMLMAINCVPPSLTDFCIRNYQNHAINNRYLQCEVVTCYAFISSIINGLWFSEESSCKNEKVTQDVYLAKASAQFAYAKMVYSTDSYLSHDKSFGSR is encoded by the coding sequence ATGCAAATTAAGGGTGAGAACATTAATACGCTAGTCGCAGAGCTTAGTGACCTACCTTGTTTTATTGGCAAAGAGTTAACTATCGAAGCGATCAACACGGGTTATAGCCAGCAAGTCTTTAAAATCGTCATTCTGGATAACGGCCATGATAGTCAAAGCAATGATGGGACAACCCGTGATGAGCAATGTTCATCTCACCAGCTCACTAATAACACTGCCAGAAGTTCAAGGCTAAAATGTTCTAGCGAAACCTTTGTCGCTAAACGTTTTAGTGATAAGAAAATTGCATATCGTGAAATGCAGGTGCAAAGATTTTTATCAACTCAATCGCTGCACCAGCCAGCAAAACAACTACGAGCACCAAAGGTTGTTTGTTGCCATGAGCATTGGCTGGTGTCTGAATTTATTGACTCGCCCTTATTAGATCAACTACCAATAAGCGAAAAAGCAAAGCTTGAGCGAGCAACAGCAGCACTCGCTAAATTTCACGATGCTTTTTCCACGTTTCGCAGTGCTGTTCAGAGCACAGCAAGTGATAGCCAAGCTAACTTGCCAGCAATAGGGGGAATAGAAGCCGTTAAAGCCGAGCTAACAGAGCTTGATTTACCCGCCGTCATTCGGTCACTCGCCAATTCTATTGGAAAGCTCGCGCTAAAAGGTTGGAAAGATCACGAGCATCTCATTAAGCAAGCTATGAAATGTGCAATTGAAATGCAAGACGGATTCAAATCCCATATAGATGAATCTGGTGTGGGCGTTATTCACGGCGATCTCAACTACGCTAATATCTTAGTCACGCAATCAAATGGCGATAGTGATGACACTCAAGTGTGTTTAATTGATTTTGAGTCTGTCGCGCTCGCGCCCTTTGCCTATGATCTTGGTATGTTGATGGCGATTAATTGTGTGCCACCTTCGTTGACCGATTTTTGTATTCGTAATTATCAAAATCATGCTATTAACAATCGATATTTACAGTGCGAAGTGGTTACGTGTTACGCTTTTATTTCAAGTATAATCAACGGGTTGTGGTTTTCAGAAGAGTCTTCGTGTAAAAATGAAAAAGTTACCCAAGACGTATATCTAGCTAAGGCTAGCGCCCAGTTCGCGTATGCCAAAATGGTATATTCAACAGATTCTTACTTGAGTCACGATAAATCATTCGGTTCGCGTTAA
- the zwf gene encoding glucose-6-phosphate dehydrogenase gives MKNAQSSSAVEVVLFGVLGDLSRRKLLPALYQLDLAGLLDEKTRVVGVARHEHSDQDLIEFAKENLTQFVSEGLDEQVLNRFLARLVYQQLDFKNTESYGDLAKTLAQGNAERIYYFSTPPAIYGDITEGLHNAGLIEPQDRVVMEKPIGHCLASSKVINDMVSKHFEENQIYRIDHYLGKETVLNLLVLRFANSLFTNNWDRNYIDHVQITVAESVGIEGRWGFYDEAGQMRDMVQNHLLQILSLLAMEPPADLSADSIRDEKLKVIKALLPITRQNIKDKTVRGQYTEGFLTGKAVPGYLDEEGANKNSNTETFVAIKAEIDNWRWTGVPFYLRTGKRMPAKHSEIVVHFKEQPHNIFKDSYADLPANKLTIRLQPDEGVELEVMNKIPGIASQMNIHENKLDLSFSKTYENERVVDAYERLMLEVINGNQSLFVRRDEVEAAWTWADSIIDAWQASSDKPKPYAAGSWGPVASISLIARDDRHWVE, from the coding sequence ATGAAAAATGCACAAAGCAGCTCAGCAGTCGAAGTCGTCTTATTTGGCGTACTCGGAGACTTATCACGCAGAAAGTTATTACCCGCACTATATCAACTCGATTTAGCTGGCCTGCTCGACGAAAAAACACGTGTCGTCGGTGTCGCAAGACATGAGCATTCTGATCAAGACCTTATCGAATTTGCCAAGGAAAATTTAACGCAATTCGTTTCTGAAGGGCTTGATGAGCAAGTATTAAATCGCTTTTTAGCCCGTTTGGTTTATCAGCAATTAGATTTCAAAAACACAGAGAGTTATGGTGATTTAGCTAAGACTCTGGCGCAAGGCAATGCAGAGCGTATTTACTATTTTTCAACACCACCTGCCATTTACGGTGATATTACCGAGGGGTTACACAATGCGGGCTTAATTGAGCCGCAAGACCGCGTGGTCATGGAAAAACCTATCGGCCACTGTTTAGCTTCATCAAAAGTCATTAACGATATGGTGTCTAAGCATTTTGAAGAAAATCAAATCTACCGTATCGACCATTACTTAGGAAAAGAAACGGTACTAAATCTTTTAGTATTGCGCTTTGCTAACTCTTTGTTCACCAATAATTGGGATCGTAACTATATCGATCATGTACAAATTACCGTGGCGGAAAGTGTCGGTATTGAAGGACGCTGGGGCTTTTATGACGAAGCTGGGCAAATGCGAGATATGGTGCAAAATCACTTACTACAGATTTTGTCGCTACTCGCCATGGAGCCGCCAGCTGATTTAAGTGCTGACAGCATTCGTGACGAAAAATTAAAAGTTATCAAAGCATTACTGCCTATCACGCGTCAAAACATCAAAGACAAAACCGTGCGTGGCCAATACACAGAAGGTTTCTTAACGGGTAAAGCTGTGCCTGGTTATCTCGACGAAGAAGGTGCCAACAAAAATAGCAATACAGAAACTTTTGTTGCGATAAAAGCGGAAATTGATAACTGGCGCTGGACAGGGGTTCCATTTTATCTGCGCACAGGCAAGCGCATGCCAGCCAAACACAGTGAAATTGTGGTGCACTTCAAAGAGCAGCCGCACAATATTTTTAAAGACAGTTATGCCGATTTGCCAGCCAACAAGCTAACCATTCGCTTACAACCAGACGAAGGCGTGGAGTTGGAAGTGATGAACAAAATTCCGGGTATCGCTTCACAAATGAACATTCACGAGAACAAGCTGGATTTAAGTTTTTCTAAAACTTACGAAAATGAGCGCGTGGTTGACGCATACGAGCGTTTAATGCTGGAAGTGATTAATGGTAATCAATCATTGTTTGTCCGCCGCGATGAAGTGGAAGCCGCTTGGACCTGGGCAGACAGCATTATTGATGCGTGGCAAGCGAGCAGTGATAAACCAAAACCATATGCAGCAGGGTCTTGGGGGCCAGTTGCGTCAATTTCACTGATCGCACGTGATGACAGACATTGGGTGGAGTAA
- a CDS encoding MurR/RpiR family transcriptional regulator, which translates to MNILEKIANELDTFSKSERKVAEVILASPNTVIHASIAALAKQANISEPTVNRFCRRLDTKGYPDFKLHLAQSLANGTPYVNRHVDEDDTADEYTAKIFESTMASLELARKSLNTTAVNRAVDLLTQANKISFFGLGASAVVAHDALNKFFRFNVPVVYFDDVLMQRMSAINSQQGDVVIVISHTGRTKALVEVAALAKENDATVIGITTDGSPLAKECSLVLSVDVAEDTDLYMPMSSRIAQLTLIDILATGFTLRRGSKFRDNLKKVKDSLRSSRFERKE; encoded by the coding sequence ATGAACATTTTAGAAAAGATCGCTAACGAACTAGACACCTTCAGCAAGTCTGAACGCAAAGTTGCTGAGGTAATATTAGCTTCGCCAAATACAGTTATACATGCGAGCATCGCCGCTCTAGCCAAGCAGGCTAATATTAGTGAACCAACAGTAAACCGGTTTTGTCGTCGTTTGGACACAAAAGGCTACCCTGACTTCAAATTGCATTTAGCACAAAGTCTTGCCAATGGTACCCCTTATGTAAATCGACACGTCGACGAAGATGATACCGCTGATGAATATACAGCCAAAATCTTTGAATCAACCATGGCCAGCTTAGAATTGGCGAGAAAAAGCTTAAATACAACCGCTGTGAATCGCGCAGTTGACCTACTGACACAAGCAAATAAAATCTCCTTTTTTGGCTTGGGCGCCTCTGCGGTGGTTGCACACGATGCACTGAACAAGTTTTTCCGCTTCAATGTTCCTGTGGTTTATTTCGATGATGTGTTGATGCAACGCATGAGCGCCATTAATAGCCAGCAAGGTGACGTAGTCATTGTTATTTCTCACACCGGACGCACAAAAGCCCTGGTTGAAGTTGCGGCTCTTGCAAAAGAAAACGATGCAACGGTTATCGGTATTACCACCGACGGTTCGCCTTTGGCAAAAGAATGTAGCTTAGTGTTGTCTGTAGACGTTGCGGAAGATACTGATTTATATATGCCAATGTCTTCGCGTATCGCACAGTTAACGCTGATTGACATTTTAGCCACTGGCTTTACCCTGCGCCGTGGTAGCAAGTTTAGAGATAACCTCAAAAAAGTAAAAGACAGTCTGCGCAGTTCACGATTCGAGCGCAAAGAATAA
- the pnuC gene encoding nicotinamide riboside transporter PnuC → MWQETYQYFSQMAVLEIIAVITAMAYVILAAREHILCWPAALISTLLYTIIFYDVYLWMDSALQVYYFAMAIYGFYCWRRVGANGDALADNKEQTNSIIHQQPLIKHCKALLVLALTSIAVGYFMANNTPTTFPYVDAATTVFAVYATYLVTQKVLENWLYWIVIDLVSIYIYIEKGLTPTAMLFVVYVVVAVVGYFTWREKLKQSVNSENHNQQNHTPQSHSENGAIETSVRSDKSAFANQNPKKAQLRG, encoded by the coding sequence ATGTGGCAAGAGACCTACCAATATTTTAGCCAAATGGCTGTTCTGGAAATCATCGCGGTGATTACCGCAATGGCTTACGTAATTTTGGCCGCCCGTGAGCATATTTTATGTTGGCCAGCAGCACTCATCAGTACGCTCTTATATACCATTATATTTTATGATGTGTATTTGTGGATGGATAGTGCACTGCAAGTTTACTATTTTGCCATGGCGATTTATGGTTTTTATTGTTGGCGTAGGGTCGGTGCAAATGGTGATGCGCTTGCTGATAACAAAGAGCAAACTAACAGTATTATTCATCAACAGCCACTTATTAAGCATTGTAAAGCCTTGTTGGTACTTGCGCTTACTTCAATTGCCGTTGGTTACTTTATGGCGAATAACACGCCAACAACTTTCCCATACGTAGACGCAGCAACAACGGTATTTGCCGTCTATGCCACCTACTTGGTGACGCAAAAAGTACTTGAAAACTGGTTGTACTGGATAGTGATCGATCTAGTGTCGATATATATCTATATTGAGAAAGGGTTAACGCCAACGGCAATGCTGTTTGTTGTTTATGTCGTCGTGGCTGTCGTCGGATACTTCACATGGCGTGAAAAGCTCAAGCAAAGCGTTAACTCAGAAAACCATAATCAACAAAATCATACCCCACAAAGCCATAGTGAAAATGGTGCTATTGAGACCAGCGTAAGGAGCGATAAAAGCGCTTTTGCTAATCAAAACCCAAAGAAGGCACAGCTAAGAGGCTAG
- a CDS encoding 6-phosphofructokinase has translation MATRNKPLKIGLLTSGGDAPGMNAAIRAITLAAKHHKLICYGFHHGYNGLINQDFCILQPDDVTNIIHQGGTILKSARCPEMLSPTGIKQAVSCLIKENIDALIVIGGDGSFNGMLAIQEYWQGKLIGLPGTIDNDLDGTEFTIGFYTAINTAINAIDKIRDTADAFDRVFVVELMGRHSGQIAFNVGVACAAEQIISFENFDPLAQEAKLAKIIADIEQQKQNKAHSYLIVLAENLWPGGAHALGEALKQQGNIDVGICVLGHIQRGGSPVAKDRILATKLGVAAIEAILLERSGIMIGECESKITYTPLTKAIQHKKVVNDDLIKVYDSTASHARVD, from the coding sequence ATGGCAACACGTAATAAACCACTAAAGATTGGCCTGCTCACCAGCGGTGGCGATGCCCCCGGAATGAACGCCGCCATTCGCGCTATCACCTTAGCTGCCAAACACCATAAGTTAATTTGCTATGGCTTCCACCACGGTTATAACGGATTAATCAATCAAGATTTCTGTATTTTACAACCTGATGACGTAACCAATATTATTCATCAGGGAGGTACTATTTTAAAAAGCGCGCGTTGCCCAGAAATGCTGAGCCCAACAGGTATTAAGCAAGCTGTTAGCTGTTTAATCAAAGAGAATATTGATGCCTTGATTGTGATTGGTGGCGATGGCTCTTTCAACGGTATGCTAGCCATACAGGAGTATTGGCAAGGTAAGTTAATTGGCCTACCGGGTACCATAGACAATGATTTAGACGGTACCGAGTTTACGATTGGTTTTTACACCGCAATTAATACAGCAATTAATGCGATTGATAAAATCCGTGACACAGCGGATGCATTCGATCGTGTGTTCGTTGTCGAACTAATGGGGCGTCATAGTGGCCAGATTGCATTTAATGTTGGGGTCGCCTGTGCCGCAGAGCAAATAATTTCCTTTGAAAATTTCGATCCACTAGCGCAGGAAGCTAAATTAGCCAAGATAATTGCTGATATTGAACAACAAAAGCAAAACAAAGCACACAGTTATTTAATAGTACTTGCAGAGAACCTTTGGCCCGGTGGCGCTCACGCACTAGGCGAAGCATTAAAGCAACAGGGTAATATCGATGTTGGTATTTGTGTGCTTGGTCATATTCAACGAGGTGGCTCACCCGTTGCTAAAGATAGAATATTAGCCACTAAACTTGGGGTCGCCGCAATTGAAGCGATTCTTTTAGAGAGATCCGGCATTATGATTGGTGAGTGCGAAAGCAAGATTACTTACACACCACTTACCAAAGCCATACAACACAAGAAAGTAGTTAACGATGACTTAATCAAGGTGTACGACAGTACGGCAAGCCATGCACGAGTTGATTAG
- a CDS encoding DUF6279 family lipoprotein: MVSFIKRGKQWATVIFCALFLTGCSFTFVYNNLDWWVDWYLDDYVSLNKTQQKAFDEKFSQLHDWHRATQLTAYANQLKSLQTQINQGITPEQIQSHLEHMRDHWQNLRAQAQPDLIALTQLLDEEQRQDLLAGIAENNRENQEEYQAEHQNLTRDEWVKKECIEQQAQFRKWVGKLTKAQKAQLCVMSEGFQSTYSDWLAYRKAWHKSFSEALAPDLSVQKYEQMFAELIAAPDKLKSEAYVAIQAQNNRNFTDIFYYMMHSLSAKQKKRFNNRIQDYIDDFKELAKE, translated from the coding sequence ATGGTGAGCTTCATCAAACGTGGTAAACAGTGGGCAACCGTCATCTTTTGTGCGTTATTTTTAACGGGTTGCAGCTTCACGTTCGTATACAACAATCTAGATTGGTGGGTTGATTGGTATCTCGACGACTATGTGTCACTCAACAAAACGCAGCAGAAAGCATTCGATGAAAAGTTTAGCCAATTACACGACTGGCACCGAGCAACGCAGCTGACTGCTTATGCCAATCAACTTAAATCACTGCAAACGCAAATTAACCAAGGGATTACCCCCGAGCAAATTCAATCGCATCTCGAACACATGAGAGATCATTGGCAAAATCTGCGCGCGCAAGCACAACCAGACCTGATTGCGTTGACTCAGCTATTAGATGAGGAGCAACGCCAAGATTTACTAGCTGGTATTGCTGAAAACAATCGCGAAAACCAAGAAGAGTACCAAGCTGAGCATCAAAATTTAACGCGTGACGAGTGGGTAAAAAAAGAATGTATCGAGCAACAAGCTCAGTTTCGCAAATGGGTAGGTAAGTTAACTAAAGCGCAAAAAGCACAACTATGTGTGATGAGTGAAGGTTTTCAGTCGACATATAGTGATTGGTTAGCGTATCGAAAAGCGTGGCACAAATCCTTTAGCGAGGCACTTGCGCCAGATTTATCTGTCCAAAAATATGAGCAGATGTTTGCTGAGCTGATTGCTGCGCCAGACAAGCTAAAAAGTGAAGCGTATGTTGCAATTCAAGCACAGAACAATCGAAACTTTACTGATATCTTCTACTATATGATGCACAGCTTATCGGCCAAGCAAAAGAAGCGGTTTAATAACCGTATTCAAGACTATATTGATGACTTTAAAGAGTTGGCAAAGGAATAA
- the pyk gene encoding pyruvate kinase produces the protein MPRRTKIVATLGPATDNRETLKQVLAAGVNVVRLNFSHGTPEDHINRAKMVRELAEELGIYVGILGDLQGPKIRVSTFKDGPITLAVGDQFELDAALPKGEGTQEKVGIDYKALPNDVSSGDILLLDDGRVQLEVLRTQGTSVFTQVVVGGPLSNNKGINRQGGGLTAPALTDKDKEDIKLAAKLDADFLAVSFPRDAADMREARLLAQEAGCKARLVAKIERAEAVNDDKVLDDIILASDVVMVARGDLGVEIGDPALVGKQKHIIARTRQLNRVVITATQMMETMISQPMPTRAEVMDVSNAVLDGTDAVMLSAETAAGQYPVETVTAMAAVCLGAEQHRSVNMSRHRIELMFSEISETIALSAMYAANHLEGVKAIIALTESGQTSKIMSRITSGLPIYSLSRHHKTLTKTVIYRGVYPVQFDSTQSTDQSLTNDVLKAVISQGDFKENDKVIFTHGDSMETVGASNTMKILKVTKELLK, from the coding sequence ATGCCTAGAAGAACCAAAATTGTTGCAACCTTAGGGCCGGCAACAGACAACAGAGAAACGCTAAAACAGGTGCTTGCGGCAGGCGTAAATGTTGTACGCTTAAATTTTTCTCACGGCACCCCAGAAGATCACATCAATCGAGCCAAGATGGTTCGCGAACTCGCCGAGGAGCTAGGTATTTACGTCGGCATCTTAGGCGATCTGCAAGGGCCTAAAATTCGCGTTTCAACATTTAAAGATGGGCCGATTACATTAGCCGTTGGCGACCAATTTGAATTAGATGCAGCGCTCCCCAAAGGTGAAGGTACCCAAGAAAAAGTCGGTATTGATTACAAAGCACTGCCCAATGACGTGTCGAGCGGCGATATTTTATTGTTAGACGATGGCCGTGTGCAGCTAGAAGTATTGCGTACACAAGGTACATCAGTATTTACCCAAGTGGTTGTCGGTGGCCCATTGTCAAACAACAAAGGCATTAACCGCCAAGGCGGTGGTTTAACTGCACCAGCATTAACCGACAAAGATAAAGAAGACATCAAGTTAGCCGCTAAGTTAGACGCGGATTTTCTTGCCGTTTCGTTTCCACGTGATGCTGCCGATATGCGCGAAGCGCGTTTGCTGGCACAAGAAGCTGGCTGTAAAGCCCGTTTAGTGGCAAAAATCGAACGCGCAGAAGCCGTTAACGACGACAAAGTGCTAGACGACATTATTCTGGCTTCTGATGTGGTGATGGTTGCCCGTGGCGACTTAGGTGTTGAGATTGGTGATCCGGCATTAGTTGGCAAGCAAAAACACATTATCGCCCGCACCCGTCAGCTTAACCGTGTAGTGATCACAGCTACGCAAATGATGGAAACCATGATCAGCCAGCCCATGCCAACACGGGCAGAAGTTATGGATGTATCTAACGCCGTGCTTGATGGTACAGACGCCGTCATGCTTTCAGCCGAAACTGCCGCTGGTCAATACCCAGTAGAAACGGTAACAGCCATGGCAGCAGTATGTTTAGGCGCCGAGCAACATCGCTCAGTGAATATGTCACGACACCGCATTGAGCTGATGTTTTCTGAAATTTCAGAGACCATCGCACTCTCAGCCATGTACGCCGCTAACCATTTAGAAGGTGTTAAAGCGATTATTGCGTTAACCGAATCAGGGCAAACGTCTAAAATTATGTCGCGGATAACTTCTGGTTTGCCGATTTATTCACTTTCTCGTCATCACAAAACGTTGACGAAAACCGTGATTTATCGTGGTGTTTATCCGGTGCAATTTGATTCAACACAAAGTACCGATCAATCACTGACCAACGATGTGCTTAAAGCTGTTATCAGCCAAGGTGACTTTAAAGAGAATGACAAGGTAATTTTCACTCACGGTGATTCAATGGAAACTGTTGGTGCCTCTAACACCATGAAAATTTTGAAAGTAACTAAAGAATTACTCAAGTAA